The Brasilonema sennae CENA114 genome includes a region encoding these proteins:
- a CDS encoding methyltransferase domain-containing protein, whose product MKLQATLKVLFATVSVSSLMLAGCTPQEQLNSQAQNEASPSAVEVQQRSTPSAQPAGRTPDVVYVPTPPEVVNRMLTIAKVGKNDVLYDLGSGDGRIPIAAVQKYGVKKAVGIDIDPQRIKEANENAQKAGLTGKVQFLQQDLFTTDFSDATVVTLYLLPELNVKLRPQLLKLPPGTRIVSHAFDMGEWKPEKTEQVDGRTIYFWTVPKQIPANLRQSTPSS is encoded by the coding sequence ATGAAATTACAAGCAACTTTAAAGGTTTTGTTTGCAACAGTCAGTGTAAGTAGCCTAATGTTGGCTGGTTGCACTCCGCAAGAGCAACTGAATTCCCAAGCACAGAATGAAGCATCTCCTTCTGCTGTAGAAGTTCAGCAAAGATCTACACCAAGTGCCCAACCTGCGGGACGGACACCTGATGTTGTGTACGTACCAACACCTCCGGAAGTCGTCAATAGAATGTTGACAATTGCTAAGGTTGGCAAAAATGATGTTCTATATGACCTTGGTAGTGGAGATGGACGAATTCCCATTGCTGCAGTACAAAAATATGGTGTCAAGAAGGCTGTTGGTATAGATATTGATCCACAACGCATCAAAGAGGCTAACGAAAATGCTCAAAAAGCAGGACTCACTGGCAAAGTGCAGTTTCTCCAGCAAGACTTATTTACTACTGATTTTAGTGATGCAACAGTAGTAACTCTCTACTTGCTACCTGAACTCAATGTCAAGTTGCGTCCGCAGCTCTTAAAACTTCCACCTGGTACCCGTATCGTGTCGCACGCTTTTGATATGGGTGAATGGAAACCTGAGAAAACCGAGCAAGTGGATGGAAGAACAATTTACTTCTGGACTGTTCCAAAACAAATTCCGGCGAATTTACGGCAGTCAACTCCTAGCAGTTAA